From Lolium perenne isolate Kyuss_39 chromosome 5, Kyuss_2.0, whole genome shotgun sequence, a single genomic window includes:
- the LOC127299376 gene encoding uncharacterized protein, with the protein MGQALRRASGRLRPPPPPPPPARPPPPPPPPRASPAAAAGDSLPQDRLDVSQDDVTTPTKDTHGVLVERDPSYDDMLKHMVGRITTKPGGKPEMGEASVVERYNRPLPKVRASEPEPGQGGHRQLPPGTLNVGHIQEIIQLYQGKSGSHHGSMSVDDIASRFRVEASVVRGIVQFVSLPQDESIGKKDEHWEP; encoded by the exons ATGGGCCAGGCCCTGCGCCGCGCCTCGGGGCGCCTGAGGCCCCCTCccccgcctccgccgccggcgaggccgccgccgcctccacccccACCGCGAGCCTCGCCGGCGGCCGCTGCCGGCGACAGCCTTCCCCAGGACCGGCTCGACGTGTCACAGGATG ATGTTACAACTCCAACAAAAGATACCCATGGTGTACTTGTGGAGCGTGATCCAAGTTATGATGACATGCTTAAGCACATGGTCGGGAGAATCACTACTAAGCCTGGGGGAAAGCCAGAAATGGGTGAA GCTTCCGTCGTGGAACGATACAACAGGCCACTACCTAAGGTGAGAGCATCTGAACCCGAACCTGGGCAAGGTGGGCACAGACAGCTACCTCCAGGAACCCTGAACGTCGGGCACATCCAGGAGATCATTCAACTTTACCAAGGGAAGTCCGGTAGCCACCATGGCTCAATGAGCGTGGACGATATCGCCTCGAGGTTCAGAGTCGAAGCCTCCGTGGTCAGAGGAATCGTGCAGTTCGTCTCACTGCCACAGGACGAAAGCATCGGAAAGAAAGATGAGCACTGGGAGCCTTGa